A single genomic interval of Camelina sativa cultivar DH55 chromosome 11, Cs, whole genome shotgun sequence harbors:
- the LOC104727217 gene encoding LOW QUALITY PROTEIN: L-type lectin-domain containing receptor kinase IX.2-like (The sequence of the model RefSeq protein was modified relative to this genomic sequence to represent the inferred CDS: inserted 1 base in 1 codon), whose amino-acid sequence MFNSFFYLSYVLFLPFVVNSLYFNFTSFRPGDPENIVYNGDATPDEDGTVNFNNDEQTSQVGWITYSKKVPIWSHRTGQASNFNTSFSFKIDARNLSADGHGICFFFAPMGAQLPAYSVGGFLNLFTRKNNYSSWFPLVHVEFDTFNNRGWDPKDVGSHVGINNNSLVSSNYTSWNASSHSHDIAHAKISYDSVTKNLSVTWAYEHPKESSSLSYIIDLAKVLPSEVMLGFIAAAGSNTEEHRLLSWELSSTLDSEQADSKIGMIVGVSVSGFVLLTFMVITTAVVWSRKERKKKKERDIANMISINEDLEREAGPRKISYKDLVSATNEFSSDRKLGEGGFGAVYEGNLRKINTMVAVKKLSSGSRQGMKEFLNEVKVISKLRHRNLVQLIGWCNEKXEFLLIYELPNGSLNSHLFGKGRPHILSWDTRYNKIALGLASALLYLHEEWDQCVLHRDIKASNIMLDSDFNVKLGDFGLARLVNHDSGSHKTGLAGTFGYMAPEYVMKGSASKESDIYSFGIVLLEIVTGRKSLERTQEENNTDTESDETSLVEKVWELYGKQDVMTSCVDEKLGKDFDKKEAECLVVLGLWCAHPHKNSRPSIRQAIQVLNFESPLPDLPLKRPVAMYHISASSSSPSVSSSGVSLTFSSIEYGR is encoded by the exons ATGTTCAATTCATTCTTCTACCTTTCCTATGTTCTCTTCCTTCCTTTTGTTGTTAATTCACTTTACTTCAATTTTACTAGTTTCCGGCCAGGTGATCCAGAGAACATAGTTTACAACGGGGATGCAACGCCCGATGAAGATGGAACGGTGAACTTCAACAACGATGAACAAACATCTCAGGTTGGTTGGATTACTTATTCCAAGAAAGTACCTATATGGAGTCATAGAACTGGCCAGGCTTCAAATTTTAACACAAGTTTCTCCTTCAAAATCGATGCTCGTAACCTTTCAGCAGATGGTCATGGGATCTGTTTCTTTTTCGCTCCTATGGGAGCTCAGCTACCTGCATACTCAGTTGGTGGTTTCTTGAATTTGTTCACTCGAAAGAATAATTACTCGTCTTGGTTTCCACTCGTTCATGTTGAGTTTGACACATTCAACAATCGAGGATGGGATCCTAAGGACGTTGGATCTCATGTGGGGATCAATAATAACTCGCTTGTTTCTTCCAACTACACCTCTTGGAATGCAAGCTCACACAGCCATGATATTGCTCATGCAAAGATCTCTTACGATTCCGTGACTAAGAATTTAAGTGTGACTTGGGCTTATGAGCATCCTAAGGAGAGTTCAAGCCTTTCGTACATCATCGATCTCGCAAAGGTTCTGCCATCAGAAGTTATGCTGGGGTTTATAGCTGCTGCTGGGTCAAACACAGAGGAACATAGACTTTTATCATGGGAGCTTAGTTCAACTTTGGATAGCGAGCAAGCTGATAGCAAGATAGGAATGATAGTTGGCGTTTCGGTTTCCGGGTTCGTTCTCCTGACCTTTATGGTCATCACAACCGCGGTGGTTTGGTCACggaaggaaagaaagaagaagaaagaaagagatatagCAAACATGATATCAATAAATGAAGACCTCGAAAGGGAAGCAGGGCCAAGAAAGATATCTTATAAGGATCTTGTGTCAGCAACCAACGAATTCTCAAGCGATAGAAAGCTGGGTGAAGGAGGGTTTGGAGCGGTTTATGAAGGAAACTTGAGAAAAATCAATACAATGGTTGCGGTGAAGAAACTATCCAGTGGTTCAAGGCAGGGAATGAAAGAGTTTCTAAACGAAGTTAAGGTCATCAGCAAACTGAGACATCGAAACCTAGTTCAACTCATCGGTTGGTGTAATGAAA ACGAGTTTTTGCTCATCTATGAGTTACCAAATGGTAGCTTGAACTCTCACCTCTTTGGTAAAGGGCGGCCTCATATACTCTCTTGGGACACAAGGTACAACAAGATAGCTCTTGGTTTAGCCTCTGctcttctttatcttcatgAAGAATGGGATCAATGTGTACTGCACAGAGACATCAAGGCAAGCAATATAATGTTGGATAGTGATTTCAATGTAAAGTTAGGCGATTTCGGGTTGGCGAGGCTTGTGAACCATGATTCTGGTTCCCATAAAACAGGATTGGCTGGAACTTTTGGATACATGGCACCTGAATATGTGATGAAAGGAAGTGCGAGTAAAGAGTCTGATATATATAGCTTTGGAATCGTTTTACTAGAGATTGTCACAGGGAGAAAATCGCTGGAACGgacacaagaagaaaacaatactgATACAGAGAGTGATGAGACCAGTCTTGTGGAGAAAGTGTGGGAACTTTACGGGAAACAAGATGTGATGACTTCATGTGTTGATGAGAAATTGGGTAAGGATTTTGATAAGAAAGAAGCTGAATGTCTTGTGGTATTAGGGTTATGGTGTGCTCATCCTCATAAAAACTCGAGACCTTCGATAAGACAAGCGATCCAAGTCTTGAATTTTGAGTCACCATTGCCTGATCTTCCACTGAAGAGGCCTGTTGCTATGTATCACATctcggcttcttcttcttctccctcggTTAGCTCAAGTGGAGTTTCGTTAACGTTCTCAAGCATTGAGTATGGTCGTTAG